The Syntrophorhabdaceae bacterium region TAAACTTTCAGCATTCTACCAGGCAACCCGAGATTCTGATGAATTTTAAGGGCATGCCCTTCAGTAAAGATTACAGTGAAGATAGGGGCCATCCTTATGCACTCGGTGATTTTAAGCAGAGCAAGAGGGTTACCGCTGCTAGCCCGGGTGCATGCATGACCTGCAAGACTGCCAATCTCAAGGACATCTATAAGGAGATGGGCGGGACATACGCGAAGAAGCCGTTACAGGAATTGCTTCCAAAGCTGACCCACAGCATCACCTGTGCGAACTGCCATGATCCGGCTACCATGGGACTTCGCATTATGAACCCCGCATTTACCGAAGCAATGGAAAGACGGGGCATTGATGTGAAGAAGGCGTCGAGGGAAGAGATGAGGAGTTTTGTGTGCGGCCAGTGCCACTCCGAATACTACTTCGAGCCCGGCACGACTCGCGTGATTTTTCCCTGGAATAAGGGGCTAAGGCCGGACCAGACATTTGCCTATTATGAGATGAAACCGGGAGGGTTCGGTCAGGATTGGGTTCATCCCGATTCAAAGGCTAAGATGCTGAAAGCCCAGCACCCTGATTTCGAGACGTGGAGTACGGGAACCCACGGCAGCGCGGGCGTTTCCTGCGCTGATTGTCATATGCCCTCGATGAAGGAAGACGGAAAAAGATACAGTTCCCATTGGATCACGAGCCCCATGAGAACCGTTGAATCTTCCTGCAGCCCGTGTCATGAAAAAGACGCCCGGTGGCTCAGGAGCAGGGTGAAAACCGCCCAGGATACCACATGGCTATTACAGCGTACGGCAGGACAGCTTGTGGCCCGTGCCCATGAGACCATAGGCAAGGCCGCGGCCGCGGGTAAAGCAGATGAGGCCCGGCTTGAGAATGCCCGGGCACTGGTGAGAAAAGCTCAATGGTACTGGGATTTCGTGGCCGCCGAAAACAGCATGGGCTTTCACAACCCCGTGCAGGTCCTGGGCACATTGGGACAATCCATCGATCTTGCCCATCAGGCGATCGAAGAGGCGAACCGGGAGAAATGGGAGAAATGGGAGAAATGAGTGCTATCCGGTTTTTGTTGTGGTGAAACGATTGTGTCGTATTTTGTCATAATCTAATTTCTCAACAGAAACGGGAGGCTTGGTCTCCGCGCGAAAACCCACACTGATTATGCATTCCACCTTCACATTTTCGGGGATACCAAGGAGGTCCTGTACGTACTCCCCGGCTGTCAGGGCAGACGAATGGCTTCGGTTCCTGATTTGGATCCAACAGGTTCCGAGACCGAGGGAATGGGCAATGAGTTGAACCACGATCGCTGCTATGGAGCAGTCTTCGACCCACACGTCTGAGACCTTCTCATCTCCGCAGATTACGATGCCCAAAGGTGCTCCCTTTAAAAATGCGGAGCCCTGTTCCTTTGCGAGGGAGAGGTGTGCGAGGACGCCGGGATCATCGACGAAAATAAAGGTCCACGGGTTCCTCCCCATGGAAGTGGGACACCGAAGCAGGGCTTCCTTCATGATCTCGAGAGACCGCGCGTCTACTATGTCCTTCTCGTATTTCCGGATACTCCTTCTGGTACGCAGTATATTGATCAAGATATCCCTCCTGAAGAAATAGACTTTAGTTCTGCCTTTTAATGTCAATTATGACATGTTGCAGCCCATATTCAAGAGGATTCTTGTGGGGGGAGGGAGGTCAGGCATGGTTTCTGAGCATCAGTTCCGTTGGGTGAGGACTAAGGTAGAACTGAGTTTCGAGATAAGGTTGCTTGTATTTGCGGACGTAGTGACGGAGCAGGGTCAGGGGGACCGCGAGGGGCAGGAAACCTTTTCGATATTCTTCTATAAGTCCTAAAAGCTCACTTTTTTCATCTGCCGATAAATGTTTTTTGAAATAACCCGCTATGTGGAGCAGGACATTGGTGTTCTTCCGTGAAGTCGTGGGAAGTCGAAGGCCTTCCATGAGGAGTGAGATATACTCCCCGTGGATAACCGCGCGCAAATCCCCCGCAGTGGCGATGAGGCGGCCGAGGGTCGTATAATGCTTCGTGCTGTGGGAGAGGATGAGGAGCTTATGATTCGAATGAAAAGCTATGAGTTCCTGCGCCGAAGTTTTTCCGGCGATGAATTTCTGCCACCTCTTGAAGACGAAGAGACGGATAAGGAAATTCTCACGAAATCCGGGATCCCGAAGCCTTTCTTCGTCTTCCGCGGGGATGAGGGGAAAGCGCCTCGTAAATGCAGTGGCGAAAAGGCCCGCATCCTTTCTCCCGGATGTGCCTGCCCCGGTTTCAATGTGCACTCCCCCCAGGGCGCAGCTGGGCGACCGGCTCTTGAATATGAATCCGGAAAGTCCCTCATGTGAGATCCCATCGAGTCTGGCGCGTGACCATTCCACCATGCGCTCCGTATGGTCGATTCCGGTATGGGTGGTCCTGAGGTGGAGAGCGTCCGACTCTTCCACGAGTTGCATGGCCTCTCTGGGCACGGGCAGCCCGCATTCGACTTCCGGACAGACGGGGCACCATTCGATAGAACGGCCAAGGGTGTCGGTGAGATAGTGATCCTGCTTACCGGTCCCGTCATAGCGTATCTTATCGCCCGTCAGACATCTGCTGATTCCGACCCTGATCTTTTCCACGCGATCATTCCTCCGCCATGACCGGTCACTTCCCCGCACTGGGGACCGGTTCTCCCGCGCCTTTCCTGCGCGCATCCCGCCGGCCACCCTTGACAGGTATTAGGGATCCTTATATTATAATAGAATGGACGACCAAAAACCGTCAACAGGGGAAATCAAAACACCCCCAAACATGGTGGTCTATCGCCCTGATGAGCCACTTTACGAGACCCTCTACACATGCGTCTGTCTTTCCGAAATTCGGGATATGGCCGATGAAGAAGTCGGGGAGCCCAAAAAGGAAAAACAGTCGCCCGGCGGATAATCGGCTATTCGGCAAAATCTGTACAGAAAAGATGTGTTCGGCAGTTCCCTCTGCTTTCCAGGTGTAACGAGGAAGGTCCGCCTTGATTTTACGCATTACGGAGAAGCTCCTCTCATAAAGATATAGGCGAGTGCTTCCCACGATTCCGGAAGGTCAGTGAAGCCGGAGGGAAAGAGATGAATCCCTTTCCCTCCGGCCGTACCCCTGTTTCTGTCTATCCACCGGGAGTGAAGTAGCTCACTCCCGGTGAAGAGTCGGTTTTAGTGCTTCACCCGGGCTGTCCCGGCTGCTGCTGTGGTTTCTGCTGCTGTTGCTGTCTTTGTTGCTGCTGTTTCTGCTGCTGCTCTCGCTGTTGTTGTTCCCTCTGTTGCTGCTGTTTCTGCTGCTGCTCCTTTTGTTGCTGCTGTCTTTGCTGCTGTTCTCGCTGCTGCTGCTCCCTTTGCTGCTGCTGTTGCTGTTGTTTTTGCTGCTGCTGCTGTTGTTGTTCCCTCTGTTGCTGTTGTCTCTGCTGCTGCTCTCTTTGCTGTTGTTGCTGCTGCTGCTGTTGTCTCTGCTGCTGTTCCCTTTGCTGGGCCTGCTGCTGTTCCCTTTGCTGCGCCTGCTGCGCCTGCTGTGGCTTAGGCTGCTGCGCCTGCTGCTGTGTCTGCTGCTGTGGCTTAGGCTGCTGGGCCTGCTGCTGTGCGTGTTGCTGCGGCGGCTGCTGCTGGGCCTGCTGCTGCGGTCTCGGAACCTGGTTTACCTGTCCCGGCTGGCCCGGTTTTGAGGGGGGTGTTATTCCACCCGGCTGTGACGGCTGGCCTGGCTGACCAGGCCTCGACGGAGGAGTAACTCCGCTGGGCTGTCCCGGCTGTCCCGGTTTTCCCGGAGGAGTAATCCCACCGGGCTGGGTGGGCTGTCCCGGTTTTGAGGGAGTAGTAACCCCGCTGGGCTGTCCGGGCTGTCCGGAAGGAGTCGGCTGACCGGGCTGACCCGGTTTCGACGGAGGAGTAATCCCGCCCTGCTGTCCCTGCTGTCCCGGTTTTCCCGGAGGAGTCGGCTGTCCCGGCCTTGACGGAGGTGTTATGCCGCCCGGCTGGGTGGGCTGTCCCGGTTTCGACGGAGGCGTAACCCCGCTGGGCTGTCCCGGTTGACCCGGCTGTCCGGGTTTCGACGGAGGAGTCGGCTGTCCCGGTTTTCCCGGAGGAGTAATCCCACCGGGCTGGGTGGGCTGACCCGGTTTTGACGGAGGAGTAACCCCGCCCGGCTGACCCGGCTGACCCGGCTGACCCGGCTGACCGGGTTTCGACGGAGGAGTCGCCTGACCCGGCTGACCCGGTTTTCCCGGAGGAGTCGGCTGTCCGGGCTGACCCGGTTTTCCCGGAGGAGTGGCCTGACCAGGTTGACCAGGTTGACCAGGACCCGTAATTCTCCCGGTAGGCTTCACATCTTTCTGAACGAGTTTGACTTCTGCTTTCGGCTTATTCATCTGGTTTGCAGGTACGATGTAGTCATGGCTCTTCGGCTGATCGATCTTGGTATTGCGGTTGATCCTTCCCTCAGGAATCTTCTTTACCTGCTGCTCGAGAGTCTGGGCGTTTATATTCCTGACTTGGGGCATCGCCTTCTCGTTCTGCCTTATTCTCGTGACCACGCTGTTGTGGGGTTTATTATTTACCGTCACATTCGTGAAATTGAACTTCTGCTTATTCGTTGTGTAGTTGTTGATGACCGTATTGTTCACCACCGGAGCTGCCCTGTAATTATTGATAATGGTGGTCTGATTGATATTGGTTACCCGAACGCTCCGATAATTGTTCACGTTGTAAAAATTGTTCTGATTCACCACCACCGCTTGATTCACGTATGCATATCTATTGATATGAACATCCACGTGTCTACCGCCGGTTATGACGATGTCGTGGCGGCCTCCCCAGTGGCGATGGCTATAGTAAGGTTCCGCAGGGGCAAGGGGCACCCATCCTACGTTGGGGCCGCTATGTATCCAGGCGACTCTTCCCGGGGTCCAGGCGAAGGCGATATCCAAAAGAGGTATGCCGGCTACTACCCTTGCGACGGGTGGGGCCCAATACCAGTGATGGCCGACGCGGACCCAGTTGCCGTAGTGGTGCGTCATATATCCGAAAGGCTCTGCAGGAACCCATGTCTGGTCGCCGGACCAGTCGGTCCAACGGCCCGCCGTAAACGGCGCCCATCCAGCATCCACATTCACCGGCCGCCACAATAGCCTCTCTCTGCCTTCATACACGACTCTTTCCCATCTGCCGTTCTCCTCCAGGACATAGGCTTCGTCCTGCAGTGCGGGAGGGAGGTACTTCGCCGACGGACCTCGGACTCTTACCTTTGATGCCCAATATGCTTCACGTGTTCCGTTCCACTGGTCCCACGTGGGATCAACGGCCCCTTCGCCCGAGGCGACCTGATTCTGGTCGGCGAGAACCGATGGCGAACCGGCAGTCACATCATATTTTGCCTGGGTTGAAGAATGGATGAAACTGACCTTGCCTTTGACGGCGATCACCTCGACCGAATTCTCCCCAACGTAGAAATCAAAGACGGAGCCCGGATAGGCGAGCACATAGCCGAAAGGACAGGTGGCCTTAATGACTGTTTTGTGGCCTTTATTGTAAAAACGTGCCACCCCGGAAGCCACGTCAGCCTCCGATACCTCGACATCGAGGGCGATGAACTGAATCTGGGTGCTGTAGCCGTTCCTGATCCAGGTCCCGTTGGGAACGATTAGTTCATTCATCCCCTGGGTCCCGGAAAAAAGTGTGTCGCCGGCGCCGAAGGGCGCATCCTTGACCACGGCCACCCAGTCATTTTCCGCCGCAACATAACGAAGAAGGTCCCCCTCGATATGGTAGACGCGACCCACGACCACGGAGGGCGCATCAGCCGCGAATGACGGCATGATCATCGCAGCCACCGCGGGGAACAAAAAGACCATGAAT contains the following coding sequences:
- a CDS encoding ammonia-forming cytochrome c nitrite reductase subunit c552, whose translation is MKGRVILVMVILGIMILTVSLATRGIAQKPAVPEKLPEIPEGEYDPAYWGRFYPLQYKSWLKSLETSPSPTGYGGSINFQHSTRQPEILMNFKGMPFSKDYSEDRGHPYALGDFKQSKRVTAASPGACMTCKTANLKDIYKEMGGTYAKKPLQELLPKLTHSITCANCHDPATMGLRIMNPAFTEAMERRGIDVKKASREEMRSFVCGQCHSEYYFEPGTTRVIFPWNKGLRPDQTFAYYEMKPGGFGQDWVHPDSKAKMLKAQHPDFETWSTGTHGSAGVSCADCHMPSMKEDGKRYSSHWITSPMRTVESSCSPCHEKDARWLRSRVKTAQDTTWLLQRTAGQLVARAHETIGKAAAAGKADEARLENARALVRKAQWYWDFVAAENSMGFHNPVQVLGTLGQSIDLAHQAIEEANREKWEKWEK
- a CDS encoding nitroreductase family protein, whose product is MINILRTRRSIRKYEKDIVDARSLEIMKEALLRCPTSMGRNPWTFIFVDDPGVLAHLSLAKEQGSAFLKGAPLGIVICGDEKVSDVWVEDCSIAAIVVQLIAHSLGLGTCWIQIRNRSHSSALTAGEYVQDLLGIPENVKVECIISVGFRAETKPPVSVEKLDYDKIRHNRFTTTKTG
- a CDS encoding DUF523 and DUF1722 domain-containing protein — encoded protein: MEKIRVGISRCLTGDKIRYDGTGKQDHYLTDTLGRSIEWCPVCPEVECGLPVPREAMQLVEESDALHLRTTHTGIDHTERMVEWSRARLDGISHEGLSGFIFKSRSPSCALGGVHIETGAGTSGRKDAGLFATAFTRRFPLIPAEDEERLRDPGFRENFLIRLFVFKRWQKFIAGKTSAQELIAFHSNHKLLILSHSTKHYTTLGRLIATAGDLRAVIHGEYISLLMEGLRLPTTSRKNTNVLLHIAGYFKKHLSADEKSELLGLIEEYRKGFLPLAVPLTLLRHYVRKYKQPYLETQFYLSPHPTELMLRNHA
- a CDS encoding DUF6600 domain-containing protein, with the translated sequence MMKRWLVFMVFLFPAVAAMIMPSFAADAPSVVVGRVYHIEGDLLRYVAAENDWVAVVKDAPFGAGDTLFSGTQGMNELIVPNGTWIRNGYSTQIQFIALDVEVSEADVASGVARFYNKGHKTVIKATCPFGYVLAYPGSVFDFYVGENSVEVIAVKGKVSFIHSSTQAKYDVTAGSPSVLADQNQVASGEGAVDPTWDQWNGTREAYWASKVRVRGPSAKYLPPALQDEAYVLEENGRWERVVYEGRERLLWRPVNVDAGWAPFTAGRWTDWSGDQTWVPAEPFGYMTHHYGNWVRVGHHWYWAPPVARVVAGIPLLDIAFAWTPGRVAWIHSGPNVGWVPLAPAEPYYSHRHWGGRHDIVITGGRHVDVHINRYAYVNQAVVVNQNNFYNVNNYRSVRVTNINQTTIINNYRAAPVVNNTVINNYTTNKQKFNFTNVTVNNKPHNSVVTRIRQNEKAMPQVRNINAQTLEQQVKKIPEGRINRNTKIDQPKSHDYIVPANQMNKPKAEVKLVQKDVKPTGRITGPGQPGQPGQATPPGKPGQPGQPTPPGKPGQPGQATPPSKPGQPGQPGQPGQPGGVTPPSKPGQPTQPGGITPPGKPGQPTPPSKPGQPGQPGQPSGVTPPSKPGQPTQPGGITPPSRPGQPTPPGKPGQQGQQGGITPPSKPGQPGQPTPSGQPGQPSGVTTPSKPGQPTQPGGITPPGKPGQPGQPSGVTPPSRPGQPGQPSQPGGITPPSKPGQPGQVNQVPRPQQQAQQQPPQQHAQQQAQQPKPQQQTQQQAQQPKPQQAQQAQQREQQQAQQREQQQRQQQQQQQQQREQQQRQQQQREQQQQQQQKQQQQQQQREQQQREQQQRQQQQKEQQQKQQQQREQQQREQQQKQQQQRQQQQQKPQQQPGQPG